In a genomic window of Salminus brasiliensis chromosome 12, fSalBra1.hap2, whole genome shotgun sequence:
- the LOC140574039 gene encoding uncharacterized protein, with product MLRPHLTLLLVSSILRASSYSQLLADALESPKLNLNIPTIVVSPGEAVQFHCTPPSSTSNAVHFHLYENGKLLHNHTAQIFDVKVNTSSQYSCDYCNTSHTSDRSNSINITVVNLLQPNISFRASGDWFHWWLEGPEVTRGYSFSIICSIQPQYPGGSFHLEFSGSNITRTDSAVNHSTTFSFPQADYVHQGNYSCVYNVTVSSRSFSSNSELLAVTVKASLVPIVSFSAAAAGLLLILVPIVVFLKKRKKQKLQIAEKTYRRHCARAPAGNEETDGEDDDDYENAEMALHQREDSDESGADYVDIDADVEKTGVVNNRKCAGVCVRNEMEDEDDDYENAGTVPPEEEGSDVSDENYINIEADVEETAAEEKNTNRITGLWNNMEDEDDNYESGETVLPEKEDLVDSDDDYINVDADVGEPALEHQFADAEHPHETSHVEMEMDDEDNYENSEGSEFSDEDYINVN from the exons ATGCTGAGACCTCACCTCACCTTACTGCTGG TATCCAGTATTCTCAGAGCTTCCAGCTATTCCCAGCTTCTGGCTG ACGCCCTGGAGAGCCCAAAGCTCAACCTGAACATCCCGACCATCGTCGTCTCACCTGGGGAAGCAGTCCAGTTCCATTGTACCCCGCCCAGCTCAACGTCCAATGCTGTACACTTCCACTTGTACGAAAATGGGAAATTATTACACAACCATACAGCTCAAATATTTGATGTGAAAGTGAATACCTCGTCTCAGTACAGCTGTGACTACTGTAATACGTCACACACATCAGACAGGAGCAACTCCATCAACATCACTGTGG tGAACTTGCTGCAGCCCAACATCTCCTTCAGAGCTTCTGGTGACTGGTTTCACTGGTGGCTTGAAGGGCCTGAGGTGACCAGGGGCTACAGCTTCTCCATCATCTGCTCCATTCAACCCCAGTATCCAGGAGGTTCCTTCCACCTGGAGTTCAGTGGATCCAATATCACCAGAACAGACTCAGCTGTTAACCACTCAACCACTTTCTCCTTCCCTCAGGCTGATTACGTCCACCAGGGAAACTACAGCTGTGTTTATAACGTAACTGTGTCTTCACGCTCTTTCAGCTCCAACTCTGAACTCTTGGCCGTCACTGTGAAAG CATCGTTGGTTCCCATCGTCAGCTTttcggcagcagcagcaggactgttACTCATCTTAGTGCCGATCGTCGTTTTcctcaagaaaagaaaaaagcaaaaactgCAGATAGCTGAGAAGACGTATCGTAGACACT GTGCCAGAGCCCCCGCGGGAAATGAGGAGACTGATggggaggatgatgatgattatgaaaatgCAGAAATGGCTCTTCATCAAAGAGAGGACTCAGATGAGTCAGGTGCAGACTATGTCGATATAGATGCAGATGTGGAGAAAACGGGCGTGGTCAATAACAGAAAGTGTGCAG GGGTCTGCGTGAGGAACGAGatggaggatgaagatgatgattatgaaaatgCAGGAACAGTTCCTCCAGAGGAAGAAGGTTCAGATGTTTCTGATGAGAACTACATCAACATAGAAGCTGATGTGGAGGAGACAGCAGCAG aagaaaaaaacacaaacaggatCACTGGTTTGTGGAACAATATGGAGGATGAAGACGATAATTatgaaagtggagaaacagtTCTTCCAGAGAAAGAAGATTTGGTGGACTCTGATGATGACTACATCaatgtagatgctgatgtgGGGGAACCAGCATTGGAACATCAGTTTgcag ATGCCGAACACCCACACGAGACTTCCcatgtggagatggagatggatgatgaagaCAATTATGAAAACTCAGAGGGTTCAGAGTTCTCTGATGAGGActacattaatgtaaactag